A window of Phaseolus vulgaris cultivar G19833 chromosome 4, P. vulgaris v2.0, whole genome shotgun sequence genomic DNA:
agacaaaaaaatggaaaaaaaaattgtaaaatattaatttttttaaattaatatacttataatttaaaagtaatttatttgaaaagtaaattttaaaatatatattagagttaaaaaaaattattataaaatttaattaataaaaattatattttaaaataataataataataataataataatatattaaaataaaccaCTTTGCAAACtattaaaatctaaattattttattttatttattatttaaatatttttacttttattgtttataaaataatgtatttattgATAACTTATTAAGTATATAATCTACTCCTAATCGATTATATATCTACGTTTTCTTACGGATCTTGATCTAAatttgtgaggaaagtttaaagagaattttttttttcattttgtgtGTTTATTCTCTCATTTTATGTATTTCCCTTTAATTCGTTGTTAACAGTTTCTTCAGAGATTCCTTGGTATTTAAGTAACCTGGAACAAAGAGAGattaatattaactaattattatgaGAATAAACTCAaaactgaaaagaaaaagattgaaGTGATTGTAAATACTGTATACCCTTTTCATGTTCCTTATTTCATAATTCAtacattgatattttttaaaaaatagtgttaagatgaaattcaaaataagatagtttaattatttattttataaaggaACATTTAAAATTCGTGTTTTTTTTCAACCAAGCCAAAACATGTCCACTGTTATATATTCAAGAATACACACTTAGCATCCCAGTTACTCATGTTTTGCATTTCACGTTTACTCAGGTTTAATCAcagatataaatataattaattttgtcttATGAATGATTAAGATTTTaagaaaagttataaataattattatattttgttaatcACTTCATGAAGTTAGCTAAACATCTAAAGTTATGATTAACTATATCTAATAAGTgattaaaagtaaataattgTGTATGATTAGATACAATTATCAGCTTGCAATTAATATTATCATGAGGTTATAGAAACAGACAAATTGAGTCATATCTATAAATTTATAGACATGAGTAACCATGTTTTCAAGTGTTCAGTAAACAAAATTTGAGTGGGTTGATCTTTATACAACAAATGAATTGATGATTATAGATTTATAATGCCATTAACATCCACTAGCTGGCATCAAGGAGAGGTTTCTTACCTTAAACGATTTGAACTTCTTTTGTGTTTCTAACTTTTTTTCCCAAATGGACTGTTACATTGCAGCTAAATAAGATGAGTCAACATGTTCAAATTTCAAAATCGTTCTACAATTGTAATCTTGAAAAACTATTCTGTGATTTTATTTCAAAACCAAATTGAATTGTGCAATTTTTTCAGGATCCAAATTGAGTGTTACTCTAAAAAGTAATTAAACTAGCTGAGGTTCATAACACCATCCAGCCAGTGCGCCTTATACACATAAACACCAGAGTGCCAAGCAAACACTGGTGAATTCACCATGAGCACTAAAACCATTGACCAATGCTACCGGGAAAATATGCAAGTAAACACTTGCACCACCCCAAAAAAAGGCAGAATAAAGAACACACATTAGAGATCGTTTGACTCTTGGTTCATACTGAACTTTTAAGAGTCTCCAGTGAGAGTGTTCTAGATCATGAAAAAATAGCAATGTCCCCAagctagaaaaaaaatatcaacaataGTAACTGACAAATCATGACAAAACCAATATAAAGAACAGGAAAAATGTGGTGGATACAGTAATAAAAGAAACAATTGGGAATAATATGTCCTAAATGTTGAAGATTCATCTCATTCACAGTATTttataaaacagcaaagaactCCTGTTTCCAGCTAGCTAAAGGAGACGTTTAAATGCTCAAATAAACCACCATGCTTACAATTTCACTGAACTCACAAGTTCACACCAACCTTTACCTTTAAGACTCTCCACCAATGATCGTATTATCAGGCGTGAACAAATACTAATATATGCAGAACATAAAAAATCTAACACGAACATGTCATGACAAAAAACTAAAATCCAGGAACATATGGACACAAAAAGAAACCATAAAAatctaaatacaaaatattgaaTATTGAAGAATGAGGTGTTGTCCCATTCTGATGAGTATTTGTCACTTGTGGGAAGGTATACGAAAATGTCTTCTTCCCCCAACCAAACCAAAAATCATAAAACAGGACCCTCACTCAATCTGTGAAGAACTTCTATTTTCATTTAAAGTTAAGCATTCAAAACAAAACCACCATTGTTACACTAGTAGTTCTATCTGGTAACATTTAAAGTATTCCAATATAgattaagaaaatacaaagataaaTATGATGAAAGCCTACCACTACACTTACATTACACATTATTCTGAGAAAAACAAGTACCAAAATCATTGTATGATAGAACTTTCAATAACGAAATCAATAGTAACTTCTCAACTCAAATCACATGTCCCTATAGACCAAACCTCATTGCTTACTTATATTCAAAATTGGGCACAGGGGGTGCATCAAAACTCTCAAGAATCTTCGTTTCACTTCCACCGGAGGTGGAAGCTTCGTCTTTCTTCCCTCCGCCGAACAACCCACCGATCCACCCCGGCGCCGCCGCCTCCGGTGGCGGCGGCTGCGGCTCGTCCATCATGATGGGCATAGGCTGCTGCGCGCTGAGGAACTTGTTGAGCATGATCCCGGCGCCCTCTATGAGGGCGAGGAGGATGCCGCCGAAGGCGGCGGCGCGAGCGGAGGCGGGGAGGCCCTGGCGCATGGCGAGGAAACCGCCGGTGGCGGCCCCCGCAACGATGGAGTTCCAGGGGTCCTCCTTCTGGCGCGTGTAGACCATGGTGCAGTCGAAGGCCGAGAAGAGGCCGCCCCAGACGGCGAAGCTGCCGCCGACGCGTGGGGCGTTGAGGCGCACCGCCTGGGTGGCGCCGATAAAGCGATTACCCTTGGGTGAGTTGTAGAGACCCTTGAGGAAATGGAAGGCGGAACCACCCACCGCTCCCATGCCAAACGCGCCGCCGATATCGTCGAGGATGCGATCGGGGCACGGTTCCCGCGACGTCTCCGGTGTTCCCATGGGGTTTCTCTGTTAATCTAGGGTTTGCTTTGGTGCGTGAGGTGCACGCGCGTGCGTAGTTGCAGAAATTTCTCTGCCTAGGGTTTGgtctgatgaagaagaagaagcgaaaTAGAGAAGCAATTCAAAAGCAATttccttttcaaacattttttttttccattattctcagattttttgttttgttaaatttaggttagaaaaataatttgatttattattatattcagaTTATGGaattcactataaaaaaaatattaattgtatatataatTCTATAATTCGTAATGTCACTGTTTTGTAATGTAAATTTTGTAGTTATAACAATGAAATCAAATATTtcataacataaaaaaaggaactaagtaaaaaaaagattatttataatacaatttaaagttatggttttaaaatataaaactgtaatttaaatttatgcagactaattttttaatatagttataaatttaaaatatattttggaaatgTAATTCAAATTGTGAATTATACACTGCATTATAGAAAATAGACatattttaaatacttattattttcgatgaataaatttaatattagaCATGGTTGATGTGGGTGTAGGGCAGAGTGTGGGGGTGTATGAAGTAAAAGTTCagattattaatgttataattaaatgcaTTGTGGTTTTTAGCTGTTTATATAGCTTTTGTGTAAAACATTGTTTTGCATTAATGGGAATTTGAAATAGGTTATCTAAATAACAACTCTATTAAAGTTGAAACTAAAATATCGGGAGATAATAAATTTGaacatttaaatatgtttttctgttatTACGAGGAGGTGTGAGATTGAATTTCTTTGTTGAATAGTTTCTAGAAGtatatgagaatgaataatgttatgaataatatattatttatatttaattcttaaaagttaaaatacactctataaaaaaaaacatcatgtGTGGAAAGCAATTGCCTTGGGCAAATTCTCCATGCACCTCCATTGATTTTTTTTGCactttcatataattttaaaatttcaaacttATCCTTTGAAATGTAAATACCAAATTACAAACCGAAAACTGACATCGGGTCTGGGGTTACCTATCGAATTGTACAATCCATTTGTGAATTTGGGAAGGTGATATTGGATAAGCTTTTGAGGATGGTTCAGGAAGAGAGTAATCTGACATTGATGATTCCTTCCATTAGGATAACGAGTTCCCTTCCCATAAACTTATTCGAAAAGGTATGCAAGTTCTTAGTCCTTTAGTTGTTCAACTTGGTAAGAGAGATGTTGATGTAGTCATTGTGTatgagtttttcatttttgtgcGTGTATCGGATTGAGCAATCCGTAATACCTCCCATTTGAAATGTAAAAATCGGATTGTACAAACTGAAAGCTAACATCAGATTTAAGTTTGTCTatcgaattatataatccaattTGCTCAATCTGGTACATacgtaaaaatgaaaaaaatacgaGAAAGTTAAACATGAATGAAAACTTTCCTTAATCACCCTCTTTCACCTTCACCACCACCAACTAAAACGTACCACAACCACCACCAAAACACAATGAAGAACAAGTCTTCCACAAAATCAACAACAACTCAcccaaaaagacaaaaaaaccTAACATATATTGACAATTGACAAGAGTatgtttagaattttaaaattatatgaaagtACATGAAGAAGCAACGGAGGTGCAAGGAGAGTTTGCCTTGCCTTGCATTCAAGGCAAATTATtcttgcaccatatcaatttgaACCCGAACACAAAAATACCCCATATAAAATGACGAAAACAACCTTAAATGAAAAAGGGCacggataaaaaaaatacttccacAATCCTTTTTTGGAATACATCTCTGGATTTGAATTTTTGGAACATACTTTTGAattctgattttttttcaaaatgcatTTTCAGATTTTGTCTTGAATTTTCTCttacaaaatgtatttttacatCCTGAATTTACTTTTTTGAGATGAGACTTTGATTTTCGAATTATAGTTTTTGAAGTTTTTGAATTCCAAACTTTCAAATCTAAAAATAgagtaattttagaaaatttggaAGACAATAGACTCTAGATTCAAATTGGCAAGGTGAAAGAAGAATTTGCATCCACttaagactgtttcttcctgcacctccatatcttctccTGCCACCTctatacacaacatgaaaatacatttttttccttcttGTGTCATCCCCATATAGtagttttcggattatgtaattcagaaactcatttgaaaaaagaattccagattacataatccggaagtcaaataagacttccggattatgtaatctggagaataatcatgcatctgaaaaatgacttccggattatgtaatccggtagctaattacaaatttaaaaaatgacttccggattacgtaatctggaATATTATAAaggggtatttttggaaatttagaAACTTATGGAGGTGAAAGAAGAAGgtgtggaggtgcaggaagaaacagtctccacttaaacataaaaaataacttaagcCGAACAGCCCAATAGACAAAGCCCAATTGGAAAAGCCCAATTAGAAAGAACTTCGTAGTTCCGTTCCCAATAGCACCCATTATCATTAAGGAAACTAAGTTACGTTCAGAAACGGCGCAGAGCCAAAACGTGTTTCATCACACCCTTCCACTTTCATTTTCCCGCTCAATTTTTcgcttttcaaatatttcacCTCCAATTCTACGCGTATAAATACTTCCCTTTTTACGTCTTCTTTTCACTCGTCTTCTTCAAATCAATCCCTAATTAACAAACACCGATCCCTTTCCGCTACATTCCGCCACCGTCTCCGCCATGTCCACCAAGCGCAAAGCAAAGTCTTCATCCTCTCCTTCCACCACCGCCCCCTCCCTCAAGCGCCACACCCGTTCCTCCACCACTCCCGCTGCTTCTCCCACTCCTGTCAAATCCGAGCGCAAGAATGTCCCTGTCCCTTCCTCTGCCATCAAGGAAGAGGCGTCAACTTTCATGGACGTCACACCGTCAACACCTGACTCTCAAGCATCCAACACGAGATTCATTGGAGAGCCAATTCCTGAGGAGGAAGCGCGGCGGCGCTGGCCCAAACGATACCAGGAAAAGGTAATTCTATTTTCTGTTAACTGAAGAACAGAATTTTTGAGAATTTTGGTTGTTAGTGCGTCAAGTTCTGAGTTTGTTGAATTGTGGTTCAATTGGCCAATGTGaaattgttttattaatatttagagTCTGTAGACACCTAATAGTcttaaatatttcatataagG
This region includes:
- the LOC137838183 gene encoding mitochondrial import inner membrane translocase subunit TIM17-2-like, translating into MGTPETSREPCPDRILDDIGGAFGMGAVGGSAFHFLKGLYNSPKGNRFIGATQAVRLNAPRVGGSFAVWGGLFSAFDCTMVYTRQKEDPWNSIVAGAATGGFLAMRQGLPASARAAAFGGILLALIEGAGIMLNKFLSAQQPMPIMMDEPQPPPPEAAAPGWIGGLFGGGKKDEASTSGGSETKILESFDAPPVPNFEYK